The following proteins are encoded in a genomic region of Arachis stenosperma cultivar V10309 chromosome 4, arast.V10309.gnm1.PFL2, whole genome shotgun sequence:
- the LOC130977109 gene encoding hypersensitive-induced response protein-like protein 2, which produces MGQALGCIIVGQSNVAIKEHFGKFDDILQPGCHCLPWCLGYQIAGGLSLRVQQLDVKCETKTKDNVFVNVVASVQYRALADKASDAFYRLTNTKEQIQSYVFDVIRASVPKLELDAVFEQKNDIARAVEDELEKAMSAYGYEIVQTLIVDIEPDVHVKRAMNEINAAARLRLAANEKAEAEKILQIKKAEGEAESKYLSGLGIARQRQAIVDGLRDSVLAFSENVPGTTAKDIMEMVLVTQYFDTMKEIGASSKSSAVFIPHGPAAVRDVGEQIRDGLLHANASPNLLN; this is translated from the exons ATGGGTCAAGCTTTAGGGTGTATCATTGTGGGGCAATCAAACGTGGCTATTAAGGAACATTTTGGGAAATTCGATGATATTCTGCAACCTGGATGTCACTGCTTGCCTTGGTGCCTCGGATACCAGATAGCCGGCGGCCTTTCGCTCCGTGTGCAGCAACTCGATGTCAAATGCGAGACAAAAACCAAG GATAATGTGTTTGTGAATGTGGTTGCTTCTGTGCAATACCGCGCCTTGGCCGATAAAGCATCTGACGCCTTCTATAGGCTCACGAACACAAAGGAACAGATACAGTCCTATGTTTTCGACG TTATCAGGGCAAGTGTGCCAAAGTTGGAGCTGGATGCTGTCTTTGAGCAGAAGAACGACATAGCAAGGGCCGTCGAAGATGAGCTTGAAAAG GCCATGTCTGCTTATGGATATGAGATTGTTCAGACCCTTATTGTTGATATAGAGCCTGATGTTCATGTCAAGAGAGCTATGAATGAGATTAATGCAG CTGCTAGATTGAGGCTAGCTGCCAATGAAAAAGCTGAAGCAGAAAAAATACTTCAGATCAAGAAAGCCGAGGGAGAAGCCGAGTCCAAATACCTGTCGGGACTCGGAATAGCTCGACAGCGCCAGGCCATTGTGGATGGACTGAGGGACAGTGTGCTTGCATTCTCTGAGAACGTGCCCGGGACAACAGCAAAAGATATCATGGAAATGGTTCTGGTCACTCAATACTTTGACACAATGAAGGAGATTGGTGCTTCTTCAAAGTCCTCAGCAGTGTTCATACCACATGGTCCTGCTGCTGTTAGGGATGTTGGTGAGCAAATCAGAGATGGTTTACTTCACGCCAATGCCTCACCAAATCTCTTAAATTAA
- the LOC130977096 gene encoding outer plastidial membrane protein porin-like, whose product MAKGPGLYTEIGKKARDLLFKDYHSDQKFTISTYSPTGVAITSSGTRKGELFVGDVNTQLKNRNVTTDIKVDTDSNLFTTITVDEPTPGLKAIFSFKVPDQRSGKVELQYLHDYAGVNTSVGLTANPIVNLSAVFGTSILALGVDLSYDTKSGDLTKSNAGVSFTKDDLIAALTVNDKGDALNASYYHVVNPLTNTAVGAEVTHRFSSNENTLTLGAQHALDPLTTAKARVNNYGRASALIQHEWRPKSLFTISGEVDTKAIEKSAKIGLGLVLKP is encoded by the exons aTGGCAAAGGGTCCTGGTCTCTACACTGAAATCGGCAAAAAAGCCAGGG aTCTGTTGTTCAAGGACTACCACAGTGACCAGAAGTTCACCATCAGTACCTACTCACCCACTGGAGTT GCCATCACGTCATCAGGAACCAGGAAAGGTGAATTGTTTGTGGGTGATGTTAACACCCAGTTGAAGAACAGAAATGTCACCACCGATATCAAAGTTGATACAGATTCTAAT CTCTTCACAACAATCACTGTTGATGAGCCTACCCCTGGTTTGAAGGCTATCTTTAGCTTCAAAGTTCCTGATCAAAGGTCTGGCAAG GTGGAACTTCAGTACTTGCACGACTATGCTGGAGTGAACACCAGTGTTGGGTTGACGGCAAACCCAATCGTGAACCTTTCTGCTGTTTTTGGAACTAGCATTCTTGCTCTTGGAGTGGATCTTTCATATGATACCAAAAGTGGGGATTTGACAAAATCGAACGCGGGAGTCAGCTTCACCAAAGATGACTTGATTGCCGCATTGACTGT GAATGACAAGGGCGATGCTTTGAATGCTTCATATTATCATGTGGTCAACCCCTTGACCAACACTGCTGTTGGTGCCGAGGTGACTCACAGGTTCTCGTCCAACGAGAACACCCTCACCCTTGGTGCCCAGCACGCGTTGGACCCCTTGACCACAGCGAAGGCTCGCGTCAACAACTACGGCAGGGCAAGTGCTCTCATCCAGCATGAGTGGCGCCCCAAATCTTTATTCACTATTTCCGGGGAAGTTGACACCAAGGCGATTGAGAAGAGTGCGAAGATTGGATTGGGTTTGGTTCTCAAGCCCTAG
- the LOC130976079 gene encoding hypersensitive-induced response protein-like protein 2, producing MGQALGCIIVGQSNVAIKEHFGKFDDILQPGCHCLPWCLGYQIAGGLSLRVQQLDVKCETKTKDNVFVNVVASVQYRALADKASDAFYRLTNTKEQIQSYVFDVIRASVPKLELDAVFEQKNDIARAVEDELEKAMSAYGYEIVQTLIVDIEPDVHVKRAMNEINAAARLRLAANEKAEAEKILQIKKAEGEAESKYLSGLGIARQRQAIVDGLRDSVLAFSENVPGTTAKDIMDMVLVTQYFDTMKEIGASSKSSAVFIPHGPGAVRDVSEQIRDGLLQANASPNLLN from the exons ATGGGTCAAGCTTTAGGTTGTATTATAGTTGGGCAATCAAATGTGGCTATTAAGGAGCACTTTGGgaaatttgatgatattctGCAACCTGGGTGTCACTGCCTGCCTTGGTGCCTCGGATACCAGATAGCCGGCGGCCTTTCCCTCCGTGTGCAGCAACTCGATGTCAAATGCGAGACAAAAACCAAG GATAATGTGTTTGTGAATGTGGTTGCTTCTGTGCAATACCGCGCCTTGGCCGATAAAGCATCTGACGCCTTCTATAGGCTCACCAACACAAAGGAACAGATACAGTCATATGTTTTCGACG TTATCAGGGCAAGTGTGCCAAAGTTGGAGCTGGATGCTGTCTTTGAGCAGAAGAACGACATAGCAAGGGCCGTCGAAGATGAGCTTGAAAAG GCCATGTCTGCTTATGGATATGAGATTGTTCAGACCCTTATTGTTGATATAGAGCCTGATGTTCATGTCAAGAGAGCTATGAATGAGATTAATGCAG CTGCTAGATTGAGGCTAGCTGCTAATGAAAAGGCTGAAGCAGAGAAAATACTTCAGATCAAGAAAGCCGAGGGAGAAGCCGAGTCCAAATACCTGTCGGGACTTGGAATAGCTCGACAGCGCCAGGCCATTGTGGATGGACTGAGGGACAGTGTGCTTGCATTCTCCGAGAACGTGCCCGGGACAACAGCAAAAGATATCATGGACATGGTTCTGGTGACACAATACTTTGACACAATGAAGGAAATTGGTGCTTCTTCAAAGTCCTCAGCAGTGTTCATACCACATGGTCCTGGTGCTGTTAGGGATGTTTCTGAGCAAATCAGAGATGGTTTACTTCAGGCCAATGCCTCACCAAATCTCTTAAATTAA